The genomic segment CTGTTGGTATATATTTTACAATTCGCACAAGATTTTTACAGATTAGGCTTTTTAAACAAAGTATCCGAAGAATGGTTGTAGGAAAAAGAGTTTCGGCGCATGCCATAAGCCCATTTCAAGCTTTTGCAACTGGTCTTGCTAGCAGGGTAGGCACGGGAAATGTGGCTGGTGTTGCCATTGCGATTAGTTTAGGTGGTGCTGGCGCTGTGTTTTGGATGTGGATTACAGCACTTATAGGTATGTCTTCGGCCTTTGTAGAAAGCTCATTAGCTCAACTTTATAAGATAAAAAATCCTGATGGAAGAGGATATAGAGGTGGTCCAGCATACTATATCACACAAGGTCTAGGGATGAGATGGCTTGGCGTAGCTTTTGCAGTATCATTAATACTAGCTTTTGGTTTTGTTTTTAACTCTGTTCAAGCAAACACAATAACAGCAGTTACATCAAAAGCATGGGATTGGAATATAGAATACGTAGCTGTTGGGCTAGTTATATTGACCGCTCCTATTATATTTGGTGGCATAAAAAGAGTTGCCAAGGTGGCTGAGAAAATAGTTCCTGTAATGGCTTTGGCTTATTTGCTAATAGCTGTTTATATTATTATTACAAATCTTGGCGAAGTTCCTGTTGTTTTTGGTAAAATATTTAAAGATGCTTTTAATTTTAGTGCAGCCGGTGGTGGAGTTGTAGGTGGTCTTACTGCAGCTATGCTAAATGGTATAAAAAGAGGACTTTTCTCAAATGAAGCCGGTATGGGTTCGGCTCCAAATGCGGCGGCAGCAAGTGACGCTTGGCACCCTGCGAACCAAGGTCTTATACAAATGCTTGGTGTTTTTGTGGATACCATAGTAGTTTGTTCTTGCACAGCATTT from the Campylobacter pinnipediorum subsp. pinnipediorum genome contains:
- a CDS encoding alanine/glycine:cation symporter family protein → MSELSNNLLTILTQIVNTLNNYLWSSLVYILLAVGIYFTIRTRFLQIRLFKQSIRRMVVGKRVSAHAISPFQAFATGLASRVGTGNVAGVAIAISLGGAGAVFWMWITALIGMSSAFVESSLAQLYKIKNPDGRGYRGGPAYYITQGLGMRWLGVAFAVSLILAFGFVFNSVQANTITAVTSKAWDWNIEYVAVGLVILTAPIIFGGIKRVAKVAEKIVPVMALAYLLIAVYIIITNLGEVPVVFGKIFKDAFNFSAAGGGVVGGLTAAMLNGIKRGLFSNEAGMGSAPNAAAASDAWHPANQGLIQMLGVFVDTIVVCSCTAFIILLSGAIGTEGIDGAQITQLAIQHSVGDWGGSFLAILLFFFCFSSIIGNYAYAESNMQFIKNSPITLTIFRIIVLFMVYFGSVQKIGLVWDMADASMAIMAVINLIVIVIMAPTAMLLLKDFEEQVKEHHSPEFDISKYPELHKKVGSDVWVKGKTEHGF